The following proteins are co-located in the Betta splendens chromosome 9, fBetSpl5.4, whole genome shotgun sequence genome:
- the LOC114863255 gene encoding crystal protein: MLEQAGGFLDCWFEPGAAIAPGRGTRFKSHYELKRRKKISKRAMGSWWCLLLLCPLTLVPTLGEEMNVSEDPDLFSFLRSLFFGLPVRDEQFVTSLGFDVNSLKDLRHPESLDHSITQQAKNKAVGRDTNKARGPVLSTKKGQLKGITVEKAHIFHGVPYADPPVGELRWKPPRPVSSWLGVYDATYPKAACMQSCSGPISGECPWRVSEDCLYLNIFVPLDVDFGSLMQMPLPVMVWIHGGNFITGSASKPLYDGRSISNFTHTIVVGIEYRLGAFGFLELGDDPRTSPVGNYGILDQQAALFWVQQNIAVFGGDPSKVTIFGESAGAQSVGLHLIIQSSGPLFSQAILQSSPFSIPMKSRHDAMKLGKDFVKQTNCSRSDIPCLLSLAPQAVLVAQMKTSSRIMNPFRFLEAFETWGPYIDGELIKEQAPSAFQRGAWQREKPVLLGTTSEEGVIFIYAIFHEPVSTVESTLYITAIFKQHALQIIHEYLPQYMDADRRDMLAQIITDYVFVCPARRTARANVPTGSNFWQYMFDHVVTDPRLWSGLTFCYKRACHGAELPFVFGSAAEVNLTMSLPEKLMSNRMLCYWGAFAHAGDPSSRAQQTTFCHAQHLPIWPRYAEASGWLLMNLTVGSHAQVAARNHICDFWDQLDIY; this comes from the exons ATGCTGGAGCAGGCTGGAGGCTTTTTAGATTGCTGGTTTGAGCCGGGTGCAGCCATTGCGCCTGGACGGGGGACGCGGTTCAAGTCGCATTATGAGCTGAAACGCAGAAAAAAGATTTCCAAACGTGCTATGGGGAGCTGGtggtgtttgctgctgctgtgcccgCTAACTCTAGTGCCGACCTTGGGAGAGGAGATGAACGTTTCTGAGGACCCTGATCTCTTCAGCTTCTTGAGGAGCCTCTTCTTTGGGCTGCCGGTGAGAGATGAGCAGTTTGTCACAAGCCTAGGCTTTGACGTCAACTCCCTCAAGGACCTGCGGCACCCGGAGTCACTCGATCACTCAATCACGCAGCAAGCCAAGAATAAAGCAGTCGGTCGGGATACAAATAAGGCCCGGGGGCCTGTACTGTCTACCAAAAAAGGACAGCTCAAAGGAATCACGGTGGAGAAGGCGCATATATTCCACGGGGTGCCATATGCTGACCCGCCCGTTGGGGAGCTTCGCTGGAAGCCCCCCAGGCCTGTGAGCTCTTGGTTGGGAGTTTATGATGCCACCTATCCCAAAGCAGCATGCATGCAATCGTGCAGCGGCCCAATCAGTGGCGAGTGTCCTTGGAGA GTCAGTGAGGACTGTCTCTACCTCAACATTTTTGTTCCCCTGGATGTGGACTTCGGCTCCCTGATGCAGATGCCGCTGCCTGTTATGGTGTGGATCCATGGCGGGAACTTCATCACTGGCTCTGCCTCCAAGCCACTGTACGACGGGCGGTCCATAAGCAACTTCACCCACACCATTGTTGTGGGCATAGAGTATCGACTTG GTGCATTTGGGTTTCTCGAGCTGGGAGACGACCCTCGCACATCACCTGTGGGCAATTATGGCATCTTAGACCAGCAGGCAGCTCTTTTCTGGGTTCAGCAAAACATTGCTGTGTTCGGAGGTGATCCCAGCAAG GTGACCATATTTGGAGAGAGCGCCGGGGCTCAGTCTGTGGGCCTCCACCTCATAATCCAGAGCAGCGGGCCTCTGTTCAGTCAGGCCATCCTGCAAAGTTCTCCCTTCTCCATCCCAATGAAGAGCAG ACACGATGCCATGAAGCTCGGAAAAGACTTTGTTAAACAAACCAACTGCTCAAGAAGCGACATCCCCTGCCTGCTGTCTCTCGCTCCACAAGCAGTATTGGTTGCCCAGATGAAAACAA GCTCCAGAATCATGAACCCCTTCAGGTTTCTGGAGGCTTTTGAGACGTGGGGTCCTTATATCGATGGGGAGCTGATCAAAGAGCAGGCTCCAAGTGCCTTCCAGAGGGGCGCCTGGCAGAGGGAGAAGCCAGTGCTGCTGG GTACAACTTCAGAAGAGGGAGTTATCTTCATCTACGCCATATTTCACGAGCCGGTGTCGACTGTGGAGTCCACCCTGTACATAACGGCTATCTTCAAGCAACACGCCCTGCAGATCATCCATGAGTACCTGCCCCAGTACATGGACGCTGACCGGAGGGATATGCTTGCTCAG ATCATCACAGATTACGTCTTTGTATGTCCGGCCAGAAGGACCGCGCGCGCCAATGTGCCAACAGGCAGCAATTTCTGGCAGTACATGTTTGACCATGTGGTAACAGACCCCCGCCTCTGGTCTGGTTTGACGTTCTGCTACAAGCGTGCATGCCACGGCGCAGAGCTGCCCTTCGTCTTCGGCTCAGCCGCGGAGGTCAACCTCACCATGTCGCTGCCAGAGAAGCTGATGTCCAATCGGATGCTGTGCTACTGGGGGGCCTTTGCCCACGCCGGAGACCCGTCCTCCAGAGCCCAGCAGACGACTTTCTGCCATGCGCAGCATCTGCCTATTTGGCCACGCTACGCCGAGGCCAGCGGTTGGCTCCTCATGAACCTGACTGTGGGTTCCCACGCGCAAGTCGCAGCCAGGAACCATATATGTGACTTCTGGGACCAACTGGACATCTACTAG